AGTGATCTCTATTACGTGACCGCAACGAACGAAGCAACTGATTGCTTTTGGCGTTGTTTCTGCACAAATATAGTtaagctggagagtgacataggctactttttatcccgaaaaagcaaaataccacaggattttaaaaacctaaatccacgtggaagaagtcgcgggcctcgCATAGTTCAGCATAAAATTACGATGCATGGGAAAAATACTtacaattaggtatattataaacatATTGTATTTAAGACCTTGCAAAGTAATTAATGGGACATAAGACCTTGCCAAAGTCGtttaacagcgatcacgcacttgtccgatccgaatccgtgaaaatacggatataaaaaatatctacgacataatatgtcatcagacatcagacgagtcgcagggagccgctggattcaggcggcgcaagaccgtggcgtgtggacggccctacaagagacctatgtccagcagtggacgatcggttgatgatgatgatgatgaatatgtcataagctaccatacaaaacaaaaaggtacgtattttcacggactcggatcgcatgagtgcgtaaccgcgcGTAACATTGAACAATGAAGTATGTTACATTTCTTGAACTCATGATGTATTAACTGTTATagatagcctactggttaggacgtctgccttctaatcggagttcgggggttcgatcccgggcacgcagctctaacttttcggagttatgtgggtttttaattaataaaatattataacttgcTTTAGAGCAACCGTTACcgttagcggtgaaggaaaacatcgtgaggaaacctgcatgcctgagagttctccataatgttctcaaagttgtgttaagtctaccaattcacacatggccagcgtggtagactatggccaaaacccttctcactctgagaggagaccagtgctctgtagtgagccagcgatgggttgatcgtgatgatgataatagcaagtgatattctaTTGCTtaaccataccagaccatcaataagagtaatttattatctattttgaataaatcatttgactttgactttgactttaaccgCACATAACTTTGTAAAGGTATGTGAAAAGGAACCTGGATTGAACCCTAGACATCCAAATAGTCAAATTCTTGACCACTAGACTAGCACTGCACTGCTTTAGTTATTGCCTGTATAAAGCACATATGTCAAGCCTCATATACTATGCTTCAGCTGGATGACCTGGACTTCAGTCCGTGCGACAGCCGCCTGGTCAGCATCGCAAAGGACGGACAGGCGCTGCTGTGGGGCACCGGCGCCAGGGCGGCGCCCCTGCTCAGCCTCGCGTGCCAGCCGCCCAACGGCACCAAGTATCTGTTCCGACGGTGCAAGTACGTACTATGTCAAGATTCAACATAAATTCAAGCAAGGTGGTTCTACGTGGATTCCCAGGGCATGCGGGGataaaatggaataaaaaactCGACGTATGACGAACGAAAGTACCAGGGCAGGACAGATAAGATCCTAGTAGTATAGTGCTCTGCAGGAAAATTTATTGGCGTGATTCAGGATGGCGAGAGATAGAAAAACCTGTAGTGCCATCTAGTTTATACGTAAATTACTTTTGCTGTAGAACCATTCGTATGAGTTCATTTAGTGTTATTTAAAGTCTTATAATATGTGGAGAATGGATAATTATATATCAAATTAATGTGTTAGGAAAATAGCCCTGTTTTTCAAAATGATTGAGAATCTAATAATTTGTTTAGGTTTGGCGAAATAGAAGACAGGAAGGGCGGATACCGCATGTTCACGATCGCCAACCCTCTCGCTCGCTCCGGCAAGCAGAAAGGCTTGCTCCAGCTGTGGGAGCCCTCTAGTGGGCAGTTGCAGCGGACCGTGCTCATCGGGGAGTCGCTGTCCGCGCTGGCCGTGCGCGATGATGGGCGCTTCGTGGGCGTGGGCACTATGTTCAGCGGCTCCGTCGATATCTACATTGCGTTTAGCTTACAGGTGACGCTTAATTAGGTTCTATTCTACCTactatctttatttttaggctTTACATCGTTTGCGAAAACTTACAGTAGCggacaaaaaatattgtacatcgacctttagaatgagatttcggctttgtagagcattgtctctgtcactcatagtcatacctatgtgacgttttgtcgatctcctCGAAAGGTTCTTTCTTtataaaggttgatgtacaatattttcaacTGCGTACTGTAACTTAGTTATTAAAGCCATTTTTAAATACAATGCATGAAATAAGTTATGGTTGTCATTTTCGAGGTTTCTTGGGGTGCTGATTACGAGGATAACAACCATGGCATATACCAAGATGACGTACATTTTTCGGAAATACAATGATACTGGTATAATTTCCACAAATCCTCGAGGAGTTACGAAATGAGATCTATTCAATTCTATTCATCTAGGATGGTagagttttttttgttgttgagaAAATGCTTTTCTTGTAGCGCGTGTTACACGTGTCGGGCGCGCACGGCATGTTCGTGACGGGCCTGCAGTGGGTGGGCGCCAAGggaggcgcgggcggcgcgctgCAGGGCCGCAGCGAAGCCGCGCTACTGTCCATCTCCGTCGACAACCGCCTCGTCGTGCACACGCTGCCATATCCAAGTCAGTATACTAGTAGTTAATGTTTAtgacactagatggcgctgtgccATGTTCGCTCTCGCTATAATGATTCTTTTGGAAAATTTATAAATGAAGCGGTCATCTATATAAGCAAAGAGGGTGTGAGAAAGGGAGACCACTTATGCTCTATAATTTTCAGCCAGACCGCGCTAGATCTTCGAAGACAACCGCCTCATAGTGAATACGACGAATTAGTTAACTTTTACGAAACAAGATGGGTAACTGTAAGGTGGTCGCCCGCCTTATGACGTTCTTTCGagttgaaagtaaaaaaaatgttttttacttattttaggtatcaaCTTTCAAGAAAAATTGACAAACCGATAAGTACTTATGCACtttaagattaaaaataaaaaaaaaaccaaatctaTATGATAAATAAGTAGTCAATTGTTTGTAAGCTGTACCTGTTAGTCACAGTCGTGGACTGGAATTTCtgatataacgcgtaaaatttaacttcatgtgtcaaatttcatgtccaaagtacgattttaatccatattttaaaggtgaaccgtaattttgacatgacagttgacccatagagttaaaatggcgcgtgaggagtcattttgtatggactataattcgatttttttaaatttcaggtACCCTGCCCGTCTGGGTCGCCATCTTACTCATTATATTTGTGTTGTTCTGTACTTTTTGTTTATGTTCATATCTAGGCATATAACGAATATTACAATTATGTATTCtatagtaatttaattataattattgttaataaaatatatttactcGTAAGAATGTCGGGACGCTGTAGGTTAATTAGAAAATTGGTGAACATCAAGTAATAAATGTAATTAATTGTTATTCTGTATGTTTGTATAAATACAATCAATTAAATGAAGGATTTGAAGATGCTTttggatattttatttaatttcacgtgcttacagtcatcatcatcatgatcaaccaatagccggctcactacagagcacgggttacctcttagagtgagaagggttttggccatagtctactacgctggccatgtgcggattggtagacttcacacctttaagaacattatggagaactctcaggcatgcaggtttcctcacgatgttttccttcaccgttaaagcaagtgatatttaattactgaaaacgcacataactccagaaagttagaggtgagtgcccgggatcgaacccccgacctccgattagaaggcggacgtcctaaccactaggctatcacagctactattataatattttcagtaTTTGGCAGGAATTATTGTACAtcaatctttagaaagagataatggtatatgtcgttgagactgactgactttttttaaattcagatacaagttagcccttgactgcaatctcacctggtggtaagtgatgatgcagtctaagatggaagcgggctaacctggaatgggtatgggagattttaataaactcatgcccctttggtttctacacggcatcgtaccggaacgctaaatcgcttggcggcacggcttcgccggcagggtggtaactagccacggtcgaagccctctaccagaccagaaattccaaatccctgccaggaa
The DNA window shown above is from Maniola hyperantus chromosome 1, iAphHyp1.2, whole genome shotgun sequence and carries:
- the LOC117983088 gene encoding guanine nucleotide-exchange factor SEC12, which produces MSPNRCDGLLAKVDFPLYTLQTLTNRHVLVAGGGGASNTGVANGFEIFELSHNGTRFVAEEVMRYETGPNVVMTCSVRNTQNRIYLAAGQESHCQLYKVNVKMVDAAEMRRGSFRAENGLVRRRRTISENDNISKMEKEKRNHTTDKRMSFEIRPCESVQTDFAKDPLQRVVTISHNGKLMATGGIDGVVRIWSFPKMQLLFQLEGHTKELDDLDFSPCDSRLVSIAKDGQALLWGTGARAAPLLSLACQPPNGTKYLFRRCKFGEIEDRKGGYRMFTIANPLARSGKQKGLLQLWEPSSGQLQRTVLIGESLSALAVRDDGRFVGVGTMFSGSVDIYIAFSLQRVLHVSGAHGMFVTGLQWVGAKGGAGGALQGRSEAALLSISVDNRLVVHTLPYPSTLPVWVAILLIIFVLFCTFCLCSYLGI